One genomic region from Diabrotica undecimpunctata isolate CICGRU chromosome 9, icDiaUnde3, whole genome shotgun sequence encodes:
- the LOC140451103 gene encoding uncharacterized protein has protein sequence MELGDTNQLETIEIGNSETSKTLGLNWNHKSDILSYSVIQPSLVTVSKRSILSSISQLFDPLGLLSPLTINAKILIQQLWQLHVSWDESVPASIHTKWSTFQRDLKLITELKIPRLVLINDRKAVELIGFADASESAYSCCVYLRSTDSAGNSQHHLLCAKTRVAPLKMVTIPRLELCSALLLAELMDKVKSSLHLHVDKIFYCSDSTITLSWINTSPHVLKVFVANRVAQIQSLTKTTNWRYINTKENPADLLTRGISTFELINSDIWWNGPKCLSSFDYESNKTFVPSSYENLPETKPKVLMTTLSPVTEFLEIAKLNGYCTLRKLQRVLDYVLCFIRFCRTSSSDRDLGPLTCEELGNSLKQLTRICQQESFLLEIKSLKVNKLNPFNGLFSLNPFIDDSDILRVGGRLGKSHFNYDKKHPAILPKNHHLTKLYAESKHIALLHAGPQLTLSAIREEFWPINGRNLVKQIVHNCIRCFRFNAKTVKYLMSYLPIDRMRPSRPFSMCGTDYAGPFKLRDRKTRNYKVQKCYICLFVCFSTKAVHLELVSDLTTECFIASLRRFTAQRGICRKLFPDHGTNFMGAKNELRKFFEINSDKIQTRLSQESIDWRFIPPNSPHFGGLWEAGVKSVKHHLRRSIGENILTFEEFSTLLTQIESCLNSRPISPLSDDPNDPSPLTPAHFLIGEPLFSIPDHNWLDVNENRRNQYQLIQQRLQLFWKRWSSEYISQLQSRNKWKKSEPQVLTSGTLVLIKEDGLPPLKWSLGRVQTTFSEVMVSSVVQW, from the coding sequence ATGGAACTTGGTGATACTAATCAATTAGAAACTATTGAAATAGGAAACTCGGAAACTAGTAAAACTCTTGGACTTAATTGGAATCATAAGTCAGATATCTTATCATATTCAGTTATTCAACCCTCGTTAGTCACCGTTAGTAAGAGATCTATTCTCAGTTCTATCTCTCAGCTTTTTGACCCACTAGGTTTATTATCTCCATTAACTATAAACGCAAAGATCCTTATCCAACAACTTTGGCAATTACATGTATCATGGGACGAATCTGTGCCAGCATCAATTCACACAAAATGGTCCACATTTCAAAGAGACTTAAAGCTAATAACTGAACTTAAAATACCTAGACTTGTTTTGATCAATGATAGAAAGGCCGTAGAATTGATAGGATTTGCAGATGCTTCCGAATCGGCCTATAGCTGCTGTGTTTATCTTCGCTCCACAGATTCCGCTGGTAATTCTCAGCATCACTTGCTGTGTGCAAAAACTCGTGTAGCTCCTTTAAAAATGGTTACCATTCCAAGATTAGAACTTTGTTCAGCCTTACTTTTGGCTGAATTAATGGATAAGGTAAAATCTTCTCTACATTTACATGTAGATAAAATCTTTTATTGTTCTGATTCTACTATAACACTATCTTGGATTAATACTTCTCCTCACGTATTAAAGGTGTTTGTAGCAAACAGAGTGGCACAGATTCAATCTTTAACTAAAACTACCAATTGGAGATatataaatacaaaagaaaatccTGCTGATTTACTAACCCGTGGAATTTCCACATTTGAGCTGATAAATTCCGATATTTGGTGGAATGGCCCCAAATGTCTGAGCAGCTTCGATTATGAATCTAATAAAACCTTTGTACCTTCATCGTATGAGAATCTCCCAGAAACAAAGCCCAAGGTTTTAATGACCACCTTATCTCCTGTGACAGAATTTCTAGAAATTGCTAAACTCAATGGTTACTGCACACTTAGAAAACTTCAAAGAGTGTTGGATTATGTACTATGTTTTATTCGTTTTTGTCGTACCAGTTCTTCCGATAGAGACTTAGGTCCCTTGACATGCGAAGAATTGGGAAATTCCTTAAAACAATTAACTCGCATTTGTCAACAGGAATCATTCCTCCTAGAAATTAAATCATTAAAGGTGAACAAATTGAATCCTTTTAATGGCTTGTTTTCTTTAAACCCCTTTATAGATGATTCAGATATCCTAAGAGTTGGAGGACGCTTGGGTAAATCCCATTTTAACTATGATAAAAAACACCCAGCTATTCTCCCTAAAAACCATCATCTCACTAAACTCTATGCCGAATCTAAACATATTGCTCTTCTTCATGCTGGACCTCAACTCACATTATCAGCAATTCGTGAAGAATTCTGGCCTATAAATGGTCGAAATTTAGTCAAACAAATCGTTCATAATTGTATTCGATGCTTTCGTTTTAACGCTAAAACTGTTAAGTACCTGATGTCATATCTACCAATTGATCGAATGCGACCTTCTCGACCCTTTTCGATGTGCGGCACTGATTATGCAGGCCCATTTAAGTTACGCGATAGAAAAACTCGCAATTATAAGGTCCAAAAATGCTACATATGCCTATTTGTTTGTTTTAGTACCAAAGCTGTACACTTAGAATTGGTCAGTGACCTTACCACAGAATGTTTCATAGCCTCACTTCGTCGCTTTACAGCGCAACGTGGTATTTGTCGAAAATTATTTCCGGATCACGGTACTAATTTTATGGGTGCAAAAAATGAATTAAGGAAATTCTTTGAAATCAATTCAGACAAGATTCAGACTAGACTCAGCCAGGAAAGCATTGATTGGCGGTTTATTCCGCCTAATTCTCCGCACTTTGGCGGACTTTGGGAAGCCGGTGTTAAATCGGTTAAGCATCATTTGCGCCGTAGTATCGGCGAAAATATTTTAACATTCGAAGAGTTTTCAACCCTTTTAACTCAAATAGAGTCTTGTTTAAATTCCCGACCAATTTCTCCACTATCTGATGACCCTAATGATCCTAGTCCTTTGACACCTGCGCACTTTTTGATAGGAGAGCCACTTTTCTCTATACCAGATCACAATTGGCTTGATGTTAATGAAAATCGTCGCAACCAGTATCAGCTGATCCAACAAAGACTTCAATTATTTTGGAAGAGATGGTCATCCGAATACATTTCACAATTACAATCTCGAAACAAATGGAAGAAATCAGAGCCCCAAGTATTGACTTCGGGTACACTTGTACTAATCAAGGAGGATGGGCTTCCTCCTCTCAAATGGTCTTTAGGTCGTGTGCAAACGACCTTTTCGGAAGTGATGGTGTCATCCGTAGTGCAATGGTGA